A window from Deinococcus aquiradiocola encodes these proteins:
- a CDS encoding SDR family oxidoreductase → MTHTTLPQSGTSSGPLSGQVALVTGASSGIGAATALSLARAGASVALVARRADRLEALAGQIRDLGGQAEVIGADLSDQTQARAAVQTTHERLGRLDILVNNAGLMLLGPVAGADPSDFTRMLDLNVLAVMTLTHAALDVMKPQGTGHVVNISSVSGRGASPLSAGYSATKWALGGFSEGLRQEVRLDGIRVTVVEPGVVATELTDHITHQGTKDTYESRIATMTPLEAEDIAAAVLYAVTQPKRVNVNEILIRPLDQG, encoded by the coding sequence ATGACGCACACCACCCTCCCCCAGTCCGGCACTTCGTCCGGCCCGCTGTCCGGTCAGGTTGCCCTCGTGACCGGCGCGTCCAGCGGCATCGGCGCCGCCACCGCCCTCAGCCTCGCCCGTGCCGGGGCCAGCGTCGCCCTCGTCGCCCGCCGTGCCGACCGACTCGAAGCCCTCGCGGGCCAGATCCGCGACCTGGGCGGGCAGGCCGAGGTGATCGGCGCGGACCTCAGCGACCAGACGCAGGCGCGCGCGGCCGTGCAGACCACCCACGAGCGCCTCGGGCGCCTCGACATCCTCGTGAACAACGCCGGGCTGATGCTGCTCGGCCCGGTCGCCGGGGCGGATCCGAGCGACTTCACCCGGATGCTCGATCTGAACGTCCTGGCCGTCATGACGCTCACGCACGCTGCCCTGGATGTCATGAAACCCCAGGGGACCGGGCACGTCGTGAACATCTCCAGCGTCTCCGGACGCGGCGCGAGCCCCCTCAGCGCCGGGTACAGCGCCACGAAATGGGCGCTCGGCGGCTTCAGCGAGGGCCTGCGCCAGGAGGTGAGACTCGACGGGATCCGCGTCACGGTCGTCGAACCGGGCGTCGTCGCCACCGAACTCACCGACCACATCACCCACCAGGGCACCAAGGACACTTACGAGTCCCGTATCGCCACCATGACGCCCCTGGAAGCCGAGGACATCGCGGCCGCCGTCCTGTACGCCGTCACGCAGCCGAAACGCGTGAACGTCAACGAGATCCTGATCCGCCCCCTCGACCAGGGCTGA